The Denticeps clupeoides chromosome 10, fDenClu1.1, whole genome shotgun sequence DNA window GACCATTTGTTGCTGCACCGTTGGTTACAGACGCCTGGGACTGGGAAAGCCAGGACACAAAGGTGGACTGGGTGAGGTCTGGCATACTGCCATTGGCTGCAGCTCCGGGCACCGGTTCGTCACCACCTGATTTACTACTGCGGCGCCGACGTCGGTTCTTGGCGGCCCGCAGATGAAGCTCCACTTCCGGTTTGATCTTGCGAGGACGTCCTCTGCCTCTTGGGCTACTGCTCATTAGTGAAGCTTCACCAGGGAGGGAGTCCAGTTCACTTGGGGAGGTGCTACAGAGTaatggaggggaggggtggaatgTAGTGGTAGCTGCAGCACGATTAGAAACAGGGGTAACCGGGGAGAGTGGAGTCTCTTTTTTGAcctccactttcacttctttcttTACTGGCGTCAGAGGTTCATCCGTCACCAGAATATCACCAGATTCTGTAAAATGACAAGTGACCAATGGTTAAAACTCTGATAAAACCATCAACTGCCATCTAACACAGAAATGTTTGGATCAGAACAACCTAAGATCTCTTCTGGTCCTTCCACCAGTATGCCACCAACGTGCGGAAGAACCCAGTATCGGCGCCGGTACCGGTCCTGTCCCAGTGAAATTGCTCGAAGAGAGTGAGAGGACTGCTGCAGCTTCTTACGGAAAAAGACCTGACGCTGCAGAAGGAAAAGAACATCGAATTAACAAGTACCTACTTATCAGTTAGGGGTAAAGTGATACAGTGTTTCTTCCAAAAAGTTAGAGGCTAACTAGCAAGGCAACACAGATAAAGAGCCATTTGTGCCTTACCTTTGTTAGCTTATCAATTTGTCTCTCCAACTCTGCAATGCTGGCAGTGGTTGGGCTGTCAGACTATAAGacagaacacaaaaatatttttttattttctatgatACAGTTCCATGGTTCTCAGAAGAATGGTCAAtattgctctttttttacataatgCACGGTGATTGAAGGGCAAGGGAGACATGCAAAGCACACATTTGAAGAAAACTTCTCATACATCTGCGAGCTTGGTTTCCTCTCGGCGGGAACGCCGACTTCCCCTCTCCAGTGGAATGATGTCCTCTAGGCTTTCCTCTTCTGCCATCCCCCCACGAGTGCTTCGCCTCCTGTCTTCCAGACAAAGCTCCTCCTCTGAGCGACCGGTCCGTTTTACTAAAGCTGCCTTCAGCCTGGCAGAAAACGAAAGATTTTTgacctctctcacacacgttGAATTTTCCCTCCATCACGGCATCTCTCTGAGCCTTACTTTCGTAATTTGCCCTCAAGGATCCACTTGTTCTTCCTGTATGTAGCCATGTTTTCCAGTGTGTTGTCAACATCCCTataaaagtaagtaaaaaaaaaaaaaaaaaaaaaaaagatattgaaGATGTCTCATCAGTCTTCACAAACTGGAAAGAGATCTCCCTCAATTCTGACCAAATGACATAGTGAAGCATGATGAGTCGAACCTGATCACTGTGTTACTGGCATTCAGCATCTCCACGAGGAAGGCCAGGATGGAAGCCTTTACTTCAGGGCAGAGAGACTGAAAGTTTTTGATGTGCAGGCTTTTGCAAACCTCCATCTCAAAGCCATtagattccaaaaatattcgtaGTGCCTCAGACACAGTGACATGACTCAGCTCCACGTCTACCAGCTTTTCGCCAAGGATCTTCACCGACTTGAAGAGCAAAACATGAGAAACTTTGCCATTAAAGATGTTGAAATCTTTAACATCACAGAATTTCTGCTGCACATGATAACTTCACTATTACACACCTGATAATATGAGGGTAGACCAGGGTCGTGGAGTGCAGCGTCAACCAGTTTGATAAGCAGATCCAGGACCTCGCCTTGACTGCTACCCACGCCTAGGATCCCCTCCTGCAGAGTGCTGAGGCTGGGAACATCCTTAGGGACCTGGAGACCCAGAACCTTCCCATAGCTGTGCAGGAACTCAACAACAATCAGGCAGTTGGAGAAAGCTCGGCCTGTGAGAACCACACCAGCGATACGAGACAGCTCTGGAAGTGGCTGTAGATAGaagacaattattattattattatttataacatGCAAAAGCATGCATCAACAGATTAAAAACATCAGGCTATTAGCAGAGTTTTCAATAACCAGAGaaagaataaatattttattctacaGCACAATTACAAATGGTATCAGATCTAGTGATTCCCTGCCCAAATGAAAGTTGTCTGACCTGATGATCACAGAGGCACATGTCCTCTGCAGGCTTCTTCATCTCTTCCAAGATCAGCTGCTGCCGCTTCCTTTCTTCAAGGCGTTTCTGAGCCTGCGCACGTCTCTCTGCCTGCCTTTTGGCAGCGAGGACAGCCTGGGCCTGGGCCTCCGCTTCAGCCTGGGCTCTAGCAAGGGCCTTAGCTTTGCTCCTCTCGCCTGCATTCCGCCTCACCTGGCCCGCCTTCAACAGCTCCTCCTCTGTCTGTACTCTCTTTCTGCGACTGGGCTTTTTGGGCTCCAAAGCAGGCTGAGAGACTTCCTGTTCGGAGGATGGTATAGTTGTCGCCTGCTGAAGGGATTTCACCTCCTCTTGCTGATTCTCCAGCTGTTTCCCATCTTGCTCTTGTTGCTCCTTCAGCTCTTTGGCCTTCTCAAGCTGTAGCACAGagaacaaaatgtttaaaagtttGTATAATGGTCACACAGTGATGAGAATTTGTGTGTGCTCACAAATGCTCATTTTCTTCTTTACAAGTTTTGGAAATATTTGAAAGTTGCCATGGACATAACATTCACCCTCGCTTTTCGTTTTTCTTGCTTAATCATCTTGATTTTGGCATCCTCCTTCTTCTTGATTCTTACCTGAGAAGAAAAGCAAAGAGAGGTCAAATGTCTGTATTAACATCAGAatgcaactgaaaaaaaatgtaatgcagcCTGCATGTTTCGGTTATACCTTTCTCTTCAGctttttcttgattttcatCAATTTCTCCTTGTCCTCTTCAGTAAGAACCTCTACAAGTGTGAATTACACATAATATTTTACGTTcccatacattacattattaaagattatatacacacacacacacaaacatttaatgTGCTTAAAAGAAATGTACCCTTTCCACCCAACTGCTGTTCTGTTCGACTACTCACCCTTGGCCTCTAGTCTCTTTAACAGTCTGGCATCCACTTTGCTCAGCAGCTCAGTCATGTCCGATTTGGGAGGTCTGCCAGGTCGACGGCCAGGTGCACCTTTTTCACGTCGAACTCTCGGACGCGTTTTTTCTTTGTCTGGGTTTGGGGGGCGACCCCGTCTCCCAGTGATGGCCATAATCATGGAAGGAACTTCCTCATTAGCCAGGAGGAACCACTTCATTCCCTGCAGGACAACAGAGAGAGGTCAcatcaaaaaatgttttgcactTGCTGTGTGATTGctcaatgtattttaaaataatttcccaTCTGATTTATTACAATTGCTTATTATTTACACATTCAAATGACTGGCCACACACTAACCTCAGGACTGTCTCGCTCTTCATAAAAATCCCCAACAGGCATTCTTGGGCTGAAGCTAAAGTGTTCTCGAGTTACTTCACCACACTGGTGCCTCCGTAAATACTGTAGGTTGAGGGAAGAATACAGGTAAAATACAAGCTGCATCATAtcaatggtaaaaaaaatgaataaattataaattattatataaattgcATATTGCTTAAAGTCagctgaatgaaaatgaatcctGGTGAAATGCAGCTCCACAGACCTTTATAACTTCTGGAAACTGCTTCATCCTCCTGCCACAGGGACTGTAGTACCAAGTCTCTCCTTTCATACGGTCTTCATGGGTCTTCACACGGACCTCTCTTCTCcagctttaaagaaaaaaagaataaggcCACAAGATTATATTTTGGACCACCAAGAGCACATGCATGACACcacttaattatttaataagcaGCCTTCATTAAGTGTAATGAGAATACTTGAACTAAAAGTAACTAATTAAACAATCCTTACCCATGAAGCAGAGGAAAGTGAACTTGCTCTTCAGTTGCTATTCGCCTTCTTGGTGTCTCTCCTGTAATAAATTCAATTAAATACATACAATTCACACCATACATGTTATACTGTTATATTAGttatttttgcacaaatttgCATGTTACCGGCTGTGGAGCTGTCATCATTTTCATCATCTTCAGTTTTTGTGGCTTCTTTAGTGTCAGACTTGGTCAGACTTGCTGACTTTTCCAACACCAATTTCACTTTGGGCTTCCTGATCTTCTTGGGCTTGACTTGAGGACTTTGACTGGCTGAAAGGTTTTGGCCACCATCAGACGTCACTGGTTCTTGAGCTGGAGAAGGAAATTCTCCAAAAGGAGTTGTCTCCACAATAACATCCCCTGACACGGCACATTCCTCTTTAGAGGTCTTCCGTTTCTTCCACTGTTTGGCTGGTTCtttctcctctttcttttttctttttacttttcccTCTGTAGCAACTTTGACTCTAGTCTTTTTCAGAGATACTTGAGTACCTGTCAAAACATGAAGGGGAGAGGGGACAAGAATTATAAGCAtgacaaaaagacacaaatgaaTATTGAAacgagatgtaaatgctggtcatgtgactaactataatgaaatatagttCATGTAATATTGGATAAAAACTGGACTAAATGTGGTTTGCAATGGGTCTGACTAAAACGAGTATGTATGTagctaaaacaaataaaaactcaaATGCAAGTTGGACGCAAAATTTGGCTTTgccaaaaacaacacattaaTACAAGAATCCAGCACATAAtacttaaaacatttaaaagcacCTTGCTTCAGTGCCTTGGGGGTCCTTGAAGTAGGTTTCTGTGGGCCTACTGCCAAAGGAACAGCAGTTCCAGATGCAAGTGGTTGTACGACGTCAAAAGCAGCAGCAATGCCTCTCACAGTGGATGCTGAATCTGGAACATCCCATTCACCAACTTCCATTTGACcagttttctgttctttttcaatGCCTGGAGAAAGATAaagttcactttcatttcacaagACAACTAGAACTGAAGGGTTAGGAAACCAATTTCAATACCAGCAATTCCCTCCCCGATTTTATAGCTTAAACTGGTTTAACTCAACTTTCAAGGGGCAGTCCCAGAAACACCTTTAAGTTCTTAGTgacaatttataaaaatatcaaagtgagagaaaaatatatactaGGAAGAGGGCTCTTAAAATATACTTCACAGTGGCCACTTACATTTAGAAGTCTTGTGGAAGGAGTCATAATCTGACACTGAGGAGGTATCGTATTGTGAATTGTTCATGTTGTAGTCAGTGGAATCCCTTGTAGTCATGCAGCTGTCCATGGTCTCATCATCCACTGAGGCACCCTCTGTCTGCATTTCTTCTGTAGTCAGGTCCCTGGAACTTTCAATGGAGTTCTCTGTAAACATGGACAAGTCCTCCACCTGGGAAGTGTCATTCAATGAGCTGTTAAACGTACGGCCCGCAACGCTGGTGTCCTCAGCATTTGAGCTGTCGATACAGGTCGACTCTGCCACAGAGGTGTAATCTTCAGAGTCAAGGGAATCATTAAAAGTGGTGCTTTGCGCCCTTACAAAAGATGAGGGCTTTTCTGTTGAAAGCTGAGTGTCTTTTGGAGCAGCTTTAAGTGGCTGAACATACACTTCAGCACTAGAATTACTAGGCTCTTCAATTGGCTTATTTGAGAGAAGGGATGAGGTGGGTTCCACCTTGAAGGAGGTGTTACCAAAATTAGCTTGGGCtttcaggacttcctgtttaccTCTATGAGTTTCAACAGAAAAGTTTATTTCTTCAGGAGCTTGTTTCACTGGACCACGAGAACATTTTGTCAGGCTGTGAGAAGGGGTAGGGACCAATGCAGCTGAATCGGAAATCGATAGAGGAGGTGGAACAGCAGCACTAGGAACAGGAACCACCTGAGAAATAGAAGAGACTGTGGCAGACCATGGTTCCGAGACCGGCTGTGGACGAGGTGCCAGGCTTCTAGGTGGTGAAACAGTCAAGGCTTGAGGAGATGCAGAAACAGCACAGGGAGCTGAAACTGCTTTTAGTGGAGTGGTGACCCCAGAAAGAGGTGCACTGGAAGCAGGAGGAGACATGGATACCACCTGAGAAGAACTATTCACTGCTGGGGGACATGACTCTGATGGAAGATGCCCAGAGGCAGGTGGCGAGGCAGGAGTGGGAACTGAAACAGTGTCTGGGGCTTTCTGAGGAGAACAAGCAGCAGAGTGGGGAAGGACTTGGGCCTTTGGAGAAGGAGGAAAGTCCTTCAAGGCAGGGGCTGGTGGAGCACAAACCTCAGATGGTGGTGCCGACATGACGGGCTTTGAAACCTCAGGTGGTTTAGGACCTTGGACCAGAGAAGACAAAGAGGATAGGTGAGAATGAAAAGAGGGTGAAAGAGAAGGTGGCAAGTTTTTAAGAGGGACCGACAGAGAGGAGGTGCTCTGAGGCGATGTAGAAGAGCCTGCCACTGATAATGCAGAGGGCAAtgtcacagggacagtcacaGGCATGGTGATGTGTCCCGTTTGAGAAGGACCAGAAGGAGGAGAGGCAGCCATCAACTGGGCAGGTCCAGCCATGGTTGAAGGGGGCACTGGGCCTGGAGCAGACCTCAGGCCTTGGACCATTAAAGGTGGAGATGAGAGCCTGGGAGGTTGTACAGACATAGATGGTGGAGTCCCATGAGAAAGCTTACGTGCACCTGTGGGAGACAATGAACTTGCTACAGGAGAGCCAGAGGCTGATGAAGATTCAGAAGATGCCTTCTGATGAGTGGAAAGTGACTGGGAAGATACAGATCCAGCCTGGCGAGGTGGAGTAGACATTAGTGGATGTGGCGCAGAAACAGGCAGTTGGACAGGCTCCCTGACTGCTCCTCCAAGGTCATGTTGTTGCTTGACATCCATGTCCACATTGGAATGGGGAGGGCGCTGGCAGTAGTCACTTGAACTGTGAGGAACAACGGGAGGCTTGGTAGGGAATGAATCTGCCTTGGGGAGGTGTTGGTTGACTTGAGACCTCTCTACTCCATTGTAGCCAGCATCCACTTCCTTATACCCTTCATTCAAGCACCCTGGaggaaaatataaatgaaaagttAGTCAATTCATCCCCTGAAATATTTAACAGAATACAGAAGAATTCAAATACAATAAATCTAAATTCCAATTGAATAGTTTccaggattttattatttttattattttgtatttcttcTGTAGTCTGCAAATGTATACACAAACAGTTCAATAAACCACAGCCATCCATGTCTGCAGTGGTGCTGCAAACATTTAGAAAACAAGTGCTTATGAATTTTACAGCATGACAAAATAGCAGCAGACGATACAAACTGGTCTGGCAAGAAGAGGTGTGGTAATCTCAAAGTACTGTAAGCATAAGGTACGACTACTGTTTTGACTAAATAGtatactatatataaaaaaacaacatgcagCTATGAAAGGTACATAATATCGGAAATCTTTTAAGGGAAAGTAGGCATGTACTGCTGTAATAAAGCACAAAGAAATGATTTGGTTTTTACTTACCTTGCATGAGTGCAGGTAGTGGAACACTGCTGCCCAAAGGGCTGTCTCGGCTCTGGGGAGAACCACTGTCATGTATGGCAGATGGCGACATCATTGGCATGTGCAAGGGACTTGATGTACCCCCACGCCCCATATGGTGGTGCTGGGGGCTTCCTCGTGGTGGGGACATCATCTGGGGCTGTGACTGAGCTTGAGATGGTGGGGATGACAGTGGAGGGTGCTGGGGCTGATGTTGGTAAAAGGGCATCCCATTGCCAACCATGCCATAGTGCTGCtgttggggggggtggtggggggaaTGATGCGGGTGTGGATGGTGGTGGTGCCCCGCTGCAGACTGGTGCTGCATGGATGGCTGCTGGTGATGCTGTGGTCCTGCTGGTGGCATTCCTGTGTGCACTTGACTCTGATATGCACCATACATGCTGTGAGAGTTGTAGCCCATTGGCATTGACGTGGAACCTTGATGCTGGGAGGGGTTTCCCCGATTCCAGTACTGTCCAGCAGACATGCTAGCATTAGCTGCACCAGCCACTGGTGCCTGGCGACTGGCACCCATACCACCATTGACCTGGTATTGTCCATGACCCTGGAAATGTTGCTGACCCTGCTGTGGCATGGCCCCTGGGGAACTCTGCTTCTGGTGCATACTATGAGCAGAGCCAGAGGACAGGGCAGGGTTGTACTGTTGGCCCCACATGTAGTGGGGGGCCATGCCatcctggtggtggtggttgctCATATGAGGGTATGAGGAGGTGGAGCCAGCCTGGCTGGTCCCAATTGCAGTAGTGATGCCATTCACATTCATGTCGCCATTAATATCTGGAGAAACAAATGGTAAAATAATACTAATTTGAcaagtcaaaaaaaaatttagttcAATGGTAGAGGAGAACACACATCACTAAactctaaaaaataaataaagcaaatgaaCACGGATGGTCATGACTCACTTTTCCCTTGCTGGGGGAAGCTCATGGAGGACCCATTCGTATAGTGAGAATCTCCTGAGGAAAGCTTCAGTCCTGAGTTAGCAGACACAGAGGAGTGTGAGCCGTAGTTGAAATGATTATTCGCCTCCATCTGGGATGTGGGGAAAGGAGGGGGGGGAAGGTGGCAAAAAAAAGCACGCACAAATTACAATAATGCAAGTAATATCTTCAAGTTCAAAATCCGAGAGcgaaaaataaaaccagattcTGCGATTAAACgctaacaccccccccccctttgttTACGTGCATGCATAATAATTAGTCAAGCAcggaagaaataaaatgtaaagagaaTGTTGAaatcctaaataaataaaaaaaaataaataaatcaacaacTAGCTAGAGGATGACACGCCGTGGCCGGCATCAGAAACACTTCTCCCGTAACTCTTCTCTAAAATGTCGCAGATAAAGCGGGACGCCCCGCCGTGTTTATAATGGACACAATCGTTGCACATCTCACCAGCAGGCAAACGGTCTATGTCCACATCTTTATAGTCGGTCCTGTAAGAAACATCTAAAACAATGGACCATTTTACGTATCGCCCCGCGTTACGGAGATCATATGAAAATTATtcctttaattttaattaatttatttcattttttacataaagGAATGGCATTCATCGCCGCGCCAGGGTTATGTGCATCATTAGCACGTATGCTAACCGCACAAAAACACTGCGTGCTAGCCGGCTGGCTAGCTGTGCGAGTTCCGCTTCCAGATACGAATTCGTTTTGACAAGAGTTCCACGGGGTTCGCGGAATTCCCTTCGTTCGCGGCTAAGTGCGACACAATGACGACGGCGCTTCGCGGCTCTGCCGAGGCTGGGGAACGGCCGAGAGGAGACGCGTTAGCCAGCTAGCCGAACGGGGGCTGAACGGGACCACGCGCTCCGCTCCAGTGTTTTAGAGGACAGTCCGCCTCCGCGCCCAGACGCCCGCTTTCTTCCTAAAATAAGGCGTAGAACGCAACGGTAACAGTCACACTTCGTAAACTTGACCTACAACTTGGCCGaagatgaaataataaaacGGCGTCCTGCGGCGTCGCTGGTCCTCGTCGGCGAGGCGCCGTCGTCAGAGGAAAACAAAACGAAAACCGAATGCCCCGGTGTCAACGCTGCGAACGCGAACGCACAAGAGGGACAAGCGGCCCTCTGCGGCGCATCTGTGGGCGGTCGCGGCGGAAAAACAGCGCTTATTGTCTCAACTTTCGTTTCGTACAAGAGTACCGAGGCGACGCTCGTTTAATAACGCAGCTTCCAACCGGGCCTAGCGGTCAACAACGCGCTCTCTCGGCACGACCGGATTATCTTTAGGAGAAAATGCAATCGGAaatgataaacaaaaaaaaaaaggaagaaaaacgcCCCCCCGCGTCCCCATTTAAACCAGCTACCCCGTTTATTTGGCTGGATCGTGGGACGTTTTGCGCCTACGCGGCGCCTCGTTCGATAACGTCAAATCCGaggttatttaaataattaaagaagTTAAAACGCGGGGCCgggtggctggctggctggctggcgcGTCTATGCGGCGGTCCGAGGGTCCTCCGCCGAAAACAAACGCCGGCGCGCTGAGGGGAGACGCTCCACTTTTCGCCACTAAACGCGGTGACATCGTGCTTTTC harbors:
- the baz2a gene encoding bromodomain adjacent to zinc finger domain protein 2A isoform X1, with protein sequence MEANNHFNYGSHSSVSANSGLKLSSGDSHYTNGSSMSFPQQGKNINGDMNVNGITTAIGTSQAGSTSSYPHMSNHHHQDGMAPHYMWGQQYNPALSSGSAHSMHQKQSSPGAMPQQGQQHFQGHGQYQVNGGMGASRQAPVAGAANASMSAGQYWNRGNPSQHQGSTSMPMGYNSHSMYGAYQSQVHTGMPPAGPQHHQQPSMQHQSAAGHHHHPHPHHSPHHPPQQQHYGMVGNGMPFYQHQPQHPPLSSPPSQAQSQPQMMSPPRGSPQHHHMGRGGTSSPLHMPMMSPSAIHDSGSPQSRDSPLGSSVPLPALMQGCLNEGYKEVDAGYNGVERSQVNQHLPKADSFPTKPPVVPHSSSDYCQRPPHSNVDMDVKQQHDLGGAVREPVQLPVSAPHPLMSTPPRQAGSVSSQSLSTHQKASSESSSASGSPVASSLSPTGARKLSHGTPPSMSVQPPRLSSPPLMVQGLRSAPGPVPPSTMAGPAQLMAASPPSGPSQTGHITMPVTVPVTLPSALSVAGSSTSPQSTSSLSVPLKNLPPSLSPSFHSHLSSLSSLVQGPKPPEVSKPVMSAPPSEVCAPPAPALKDFPPSPKAQVLPHSAACSPQKAPDTVSVPTPASPPASGHLPSESCPPAVNSSSQVVSMSPPASSAPLSGVTTPLKAVSAPCAVSASPQALTVSPPRSLAPRPQPVSEPWSATVSSISQVVPVPSAAVPPPLSISDSAALVPTPSHSLTKCSRGPVKQAPEEINFSVETHRGKQEVLKAQANFGNTSFKVEPTSSLLSNKPIEEPSNSSAEVYVQPLKAAPKDTQLSTEKPSSFVRAQSTTFNDSLDSEDYTSVAESTCIDSSNAEDTSVAGRTFNSSLNDTSQVEDLSMFTENSIESSRDLTTEEMQTEGASVDDETMDSCMTTRDSTDYNMNNSQYDTSSVSDYDSFHKTSKCIEKEQKTGQMEVGEWDVPDSASTVRGIAAAFDVVQPLASGTAVPLAVGPQKPTSRTPKALKQGTQVSLKKTRVKVATEGKVKRKKKEEKEPAKQWKKRKTSKEECAVSGDVIVETTPFGEFPSPAQEPVTSDGGQNLSASQSPQVKPKKIRKPKVKLVLEKSASLTKSDTKEATKTEDDENDDSSTAGETPRRRIATEEQVHFPLLHGWRREVRVKTHEDRMKGETWYYSPCGRRMKQFPEVIKYLRRHQCGEVTREHFSFSPRMPVGDFYEERDSPEGMKWFLLANEEVPSMIMAITGRRGRPPNPDKEKTRPRVRREKGAPGRRPGRPPKSDMTELLSKVDARLLKRLEAKEVLTEEDKEKLMKIKKKLKRKVRIKKKEDAKIKMIKQEKRKARLEKAKELKEQQEQDGKQLENQQEEVKSLQQATTIPSSEQEVSQPALEPKKPSRRKRVQTEEELLKAGQVRRNAGERSKAKALARAQAEAEAQAQAVLAAKRQAERRAQAQKRLEERKRQQLILEEMKKPAEDMCLCDHQPLPELSRIAGVVLTGRAFSNCLIVVEFLHSYGKVLGLQVPKDVPSLSTLQEGILGVGSSQGEVLDLLIKLVDAALHDPGLPSYYQSVKILGEKLVDVELSHVTVSEALRIFLESNGFEMEVCKSLHIKNFQSLCPEVKASILAFLVEMLNASNTVIRDVDNTLENMATYRKNKWILEGKLRKLKAALVKRTGRSEEELCLEDRRRSTRGGMAEEESLEDIIPLERGSRRSRREETKLADSDSPTTASIAELERQIDKLTKRQVFFRKKLQQSSHSLRAISLGQDRYRRRYWVLPHVGGILVEGPEEILESGDILVTDEPLTPVKKEVKVEVKKETPLSPVTPVSNRAAATTTFHPSPPLLCSTSPSELDSLPGEASLMSSSPRGRGRPRKIKPEVELHLRAAKNRRRRRSSKSGGDEPVPGAAANGSMPDLTQSTFVSWLSQSQASVTNGAATNGPEAGGPDESAQSEDMLKETALLLPKIPCNAAPSLSEPSQPSDIPVSPTKETPPPQLTNLVSPDSLPPVLQPDALSPGGPTSPPVLQCMVPIAPVLPSVVAAPPLCSTPVQKPTRRRRRGSSPGRRTYSRSSAARRRGRPAAVVFQEIEQKFFTQLVVKPIPLEMVKGWWWVKEPAQLTALVQALHPRGARERVLHKHLTKHMEYLSELCAKPVYDPVFQQKVEEGSALLEALHQPWPELQNAIQADVTALQWVEDLEQRVLTADLQLKMPPQTDSSDGNMDTPMAGFQVYTLPEPDSTRQDLEFYEHEVDPRDDWIVKTKKEWSDMLRIPNNPLDLAVLRLANLERNIERRYLKEPLWNLSEVVRLAPLTPPHGEEAQMDVGSMETEITPRLRTWRQALDRCRSAAQLSLCLLQLERAIAWERSIVKVTCQICHKGDNDEYLLLCDGCDRGCHMFCLRPKVTQVPEGDWFCPTCVAKSAGDDSRPHRTARQRACGRKRRAGLYDSSEEDDCPRRSGGMSTRQKDGPSSSSSSGCSPSKRRRMTTRNQPDLTYCEIILMEMEAHADAWPFLEPVNPRLVPGYRRIIKNPMDFLTMRERLLQGGYCSCEEFAADAQLVFNNCELFNEDTSEVGMAGHSMRRFFESRWAEFYQTKDK
- the baz2a gene encoding bromodomain adjacent to zinc finger domain protein 2A isoform X2; this translates as MEANNHFNYGSHSSVSANSGLKLSSGDSHYTNGSSMSFPQQGKNINGDMNVNGITTAIGTSQAGSTSSYPHMSNHHHQDGMAPHYMWGQQYNPALSSGSAHSMHQKQSSPGAMPQQGQQHFQGHGQYQVNGGMGASRQAPVAGAANASMSAGQYWNRGNPSQHQGSTSMPMGYNSHSMYGAYQSQVHTGMPPAGPQHHQQPSMQHQSAAGHHHHPHPHHSPHHPPQQQHYGMVGNGMPFYQHQPQHPPLSSPPSQAQSQPQMMSPPRGSPQHHHMGRGGTSSPLHMPMMSPSAIHDSGSPQSRDSPLGSSVPLPALMQGCLNEGYKEVDAGYNGVERSQVNQHLPKADSFPTKPPVVPHSSSDYCQRPPHSNVDMDVKQQHDLGGAVREPVQLPVSAPHPLMSTPPRQAGSVSSQSLSTHQKASSESSSASGSPVASSLSPTGARKLSHGTPPSMSVQPPRLSSPPLMVQGLRSAPGPVPPSTMAGPAQLMAASPPSGPSQTGHITMPVTVPVTLPSALSVAGSSTSPQSTSSLSVPLKNLPPSLSPSFHSHLSSLSSLVQGPKPPEVSKPVMSAPPSEVCAPPAPALKDFPPSPKAQVLPHSAACSPQKAPDTVSVPTPASPPASGHLPSESCPPAVNSSSQVVSMSPPASSAPLSGVTTPLKAVSAPCAVSASPQALTVSPPRSLAPRPQPVSEPWSATVSSISQVVPVPSAAVPPPLSISDSAALVPTPSHSLTKCSRGPVKQAPEEINFSVETHRGKQEVLKAQANFGNTSFKVEPTSSLLSNKPIEEPSNSSAEVYVQPLKAAPKDTQLSTEKPSSFVRAQSTTFNDSLDSEDYTSVAESTCIDSSNAEDTSVAGRTFNSSLNDTSQVEDLSMFTENSIESSRDLTTEEMQTEGASVDDETMDSCMTTRDSTDYNMNNSQYDTSSVSDYDSFHKTSKCIEKEQKTGQMEVGEWDVPDSASTVRGIAAAFDVVQPLASGTAVPLAVGPQKPTSRTPKALKQGTQVSLKKTRVKVATEGKVKRKKKEEKEPAKQWKKRKTSKEECAVSGDVIVETTPFGEFPSPAQEPVTSDGGQNLSASQSPQVKPKKIRKPKVKLVLEKSASLTKSDTKEATKTEDDENDDSSTAGETPRRRIATEEQVHFPLLHGWRREVRVKTHEDRMKGETWYYSPCGRRMKQFPEVIKYLRRHQCGEVTREHFSFSPRMPVGDFYEERDSPEGMKWFLLANEEVPSMIMAITGRRGRPPNPDKEKTRPRVRREKGAPGRRPGRPPKSDMTELLSKVDARLLKRLEAKEVLTEEDKEKLMKIKKKLKRKVRIKKKEDAKIKMIKQEKRKARLEKAKELKEQQEQDGKQLENQQEEVKSLQQATTIPSSEQEVSQPALEPKKPSRRKRVQTEEELLKAGQVRRNAGERSKAKALARAQAEAEAQAQAVLAAKRQAERRAQAQKRLEERKRQQLILEEMKKPAEDMCLCDHQPLPELSRIAGVVLTGRAFSNCLIVVEFLHSYGKVLGLQVPKDVPSLSTLQEGILGVGSSQGEVLDLLIKLVDAALHDPGLPSYYQSVKILGEKLVDVELSHVTVSEALRIFLESNGFEMEVCKSLHIKNFQSLCPEVKASILAFLVEMLNASNTVIRDVDNTLENMATYRKNKWILEGKLRKLKAALVKRTGRSEEELCLEDRRRSTRGGMAEEESLEDIIPLERGSRRSRREETKLADSDSPTTASIAELERQIDKLTKRQVFFRKKLQQSSHSLRAISLGQDRYRRRYWVLPHVGGILVEGPEEILESGDILVTDEPLTPVKKEVKVEVKKETPLSPVTPVSNRAAATTTFHPSPPLLCSTSPSELDSLPGEASLMSSSPRGRGRPRKIKPEVELHLRAAKNRRRRRSSKSGGDEPVPGAAANGSMPDLTQSTFVSWLSQSQASVTNGAATNGPEAGGPDESAQSEDMLKETALLLPKIPCNAAPSLSEPSQPSDIPVSPTKETPPPQLTNLVSPDSLPPVLQPDALSPGGPTSPPVLQCMVPIAPVLPSVVAAPPLCSTPVQKPTRRRRRGSSPGRRTYSRSSAARRRGRPAAVVFQEIEQKFFTQLVVKPIPLEMVKGWWWVKEPAQLTALVQALHPRGARERVLHKHLTKHMEYLSELCAKPVYDPVFQQKVEEGSALLEALHQPWPELQNAIQADVTALQWVEDLEQRVLTADLQLKVYTLPEPDSTRQDLEFYEHEVDPRDDWIVKTKKEWSDMLRIPNNPLDLAVLRLANLERNIERRYLKEPLWNLSEVVRLAPLTPPHGEEAQMDVGSMETEITPRLRTWRQALDRCRSAAQLSLCLLQLERAIAWERSIVKVTCQICHKGDNDEYLLLCDGCDRGCHMFCLRPKVTQVPEGDWFCPTCVAKSAGDDSRPHRTARQRACGRKRRAGLYDSSEEDDCPRRSGGMSTRQKDGPSSSSSSGCSPSKRRRMTTRNQPDLTYCEIILMEMEAHADAWPFLEPVNPRLVPGYRRIIKNPMDFLTMRERLLQGGYCSCEEFAADAQLVFNNCELFNEDTSEVGMAGHSMRRFFESRWAEFYQTKDK